The following are encoded together in the Lathyrus oleraceus cultivar Zhongwan6 chromosome 3, CAAS_Psat_ZW6_1.0, whole genome shotgun sequence genome:
- the LOC127132454 gene encoding uncharacterized protein LOC127132454 isoform X2, whose protein sequence is MEKKRSKGSFLSLFDWNAKSRKKLVWNNPTLPEVSKQGKENLENLPDSQFYRIKGDENGASPSDIASGDFNCAVSGCSDEGCGSKAPGLVARLMGLDSLPTSEVDDFRRADYLNTPFKPEKSSWDAMESKARKMENRPMKRFQTEMLPPKSAKPIPVTHNRLLSPIKSNGFLPPKSAAHIMEAAAKIIDGSPQPYMRNRMLSSGSSSVPLRILDLKERLEAAQYAPMPRKQADSNNTNRSNCKPSEKSSKSSRDYDKRSSKGKSGSLAMPSKNNVQSRDTLVSNGNRKYTRQKEQNDIKSNQPTRSQKPIINRALPQKTNASRNSNVLIQNNQKQNGMISKGKSASKIDSNKPTARGSSSESSTGIRKATNKSATNVNIPPKRSGSRATDNRKEFPPSKTQSISQKKKYNSRGFHEARSPDHAKSDFESKSIKCNYTTDGSIDQNAFNLNESSDVISFTFTSPLRKSMPESLSSDQVTETRTRFGVDSLGHNDNLHPKKLSLSPTHMIDSDALSVLLEQKLQELTSRLNLPQCTLASEEPSTDLRSSLQDKASSIVNTTDMEQDEMFSDELDRMHNYRYYSSDELVLNTNQQLQTLEVREDPSYSSNNESGNDLDCQHSNADTNFQGPSVSESYMDSEDSTYGSTVYSSMQDEEVSNISQINGSESLENEATSSEQSSSVSTARNMSVTQIIRSPNMVDFKRSGIMELDYVQNILGNAEFMAEEFIMGRTNTVIMPNLFDLLENHSTGTTTYCGEEYSKLDRKVLFDYVSECLESRCEQAFVGSCKSWPRWVTSIQRKNILAEELYKEMLSFRNMEDVMAEELLSNDMSRGYGKWLDFDIEAFEEGLEVEEDIVESLIDELLSDLLVV, encoded by the exons ATGGAGAAAAAACGTTCCAAGGGAAGTTTCCTTAGCTTGTTTGATTGGAATGCCAAATCTCGGAAGAAGCTCGTTTGGAATAATCCAACTTTACCTG AGGTTTCAAAGCAGGGAAAGGAAAATCTAGAGAATTTGCCAGACTCGCAGTTCTATAGG ATAAAGGGGGATGAGAATGGAGCAAGTCCGAGTGATATTGCAAGTGGTGATTTTAACTGCGCCGTATCAGGTTGTAGTGATGAAGGGTGTGGTAGTAAAGCCCCTGGGTTAGTAGCAAGACTCATGGGTTTGGATTCGTTGCCGACTTCAGAAGTTG ATGACTTCCGTCGCGCTGACTACTTAAACACACCATTTAAGCCAGAGAAATCTTCTTGGGACGCCATGGAATCAAAGGCACGTAAAATGGAAAACCGGCCAATGAAGAGATTTCAAACTGAAATGTTGCCTCCAAAGTCAGCTAAACCCATTCCAGTTACTCACAATAGATTATTGTCTCCTATCAAGAGTAATGGTTTTCTGCCGCCGAAAAGTGCAGCTCACATAATGGAGGCAGCTGCTAAAATAATTGATGGAAGCCCTCAGCCGTATATGAGGAATAGAATGCTATCGTCCGGGTCTTCATCTGTTCCGCTAAGAATTCTTGATTTGAAAGAGAGATTGGAAGCTGCACAATATGCTCCCATGCCTAGAAAGCAAGCGGATTCGAACAATACCAACCGTTCAAACTGCAAGCCTAGTGAGAAGAGCTCTAAGAGTTCAAGAGATTATGATAAACGGAGCTCTAAAGGAAAATCAGGTTCTCTTGCAATGCCATCCAAAAACAATGTTCAAAGCCGAGATACATTGGTTTCAAATGGAAATAGGAAATATACGAGGCAGAAAGAACAAAATGATATAAAATCAAACCAGCCCACAAGGAGCCAGAAACCAATTATAAACCGAGCATTGCCGCAGAAAACGAATGCAAGCCGTAACAGCAATGTGCTGATTCAGAATAATCAAAAGCAAAACGGCATGATTTCCAAAGGTAAATCAGCCTCAAAAATAGATTCAAACAAGCCAACAGCGCGAGGTTCTTCTTCTGAAAGTTCTACCGGGATCAGGAAGGCAACAAACAAGAGTGCTACGAATGTCAATATTCCGCCTAAAAGGTCAGGCTCTAGGGCAACTGATAACCGAAAGGAGTTTCCTCCATCCAAAACACAAAGTATTTCCCAAAAGAAAAAGTATAACAGCAGAGGTTTTCACGAGGCAAGAAGTCCCGATCATGCAAAAAGTGATTTCGAAAGCAAGTCCATAAAATGCAATTATACGACTGATGGAAGTATTGATCAGAATGCATTTAACTTGAACGAAAGCAGTGATGTCATTTCATTTACATTTACATCTCCCTTGAGGAAAAGCATGCCGGAGTCACTATCCTCTGACCAGGTGACGGAAACCAGAACTAGATTTGGTGTCGACTCTCTCGGGCACAATGATAATCTTCATCCCAAAAAATTATCACTATCTCCGACACATATGATAGATAGTGATGCATTGAGTGTTCTGTTGGAGCAAAAGCTTCAAGAATTAACATCGAGACTTAACTTACCTCAATGTACCCTAGCCTCGGAGGAgccatctactgatttgagatCTAGTTTGCAAGATAAAGCATCCAGTATCGTAAACACCACAGATATGGAACAAGATGAAATGTTCAGTGATGAACTTGATAGAATGCATAACTATCGATATTATTCAAGTGACGAGCTAGTGCTTAACACGAATCAGCAACTGCAG ACATTGGAAGTAAGGGAAGATCCTAGCTATAGCAGCAACAATGAAAGTGGAAATGATCTTGATTGTCAGCATTCCAATGCTGATACAAACTTTCAAGGTCCTTCTGTCAGTGAAAGTTACATGGATAGTGAAGACAGTACCTATG GCAGCACGGTTTATTCATCCATGCAAGATGAGGAAGTATCTAACATTTCCCAGATAAACGGATCTGAATCACTTGAAAATGAAGCGACGTCGTCAGAGCAAAGCTCTTCCGTATCTACTGCGCGCAACATGTCTGTCACACAAATAATCAGATCACCGAACATGGTAGATTTTAAAAGATCAGGCATTATGGAACTTGACTATGTACAAAACATACTCGGCAATGCAGAGTTCATGGCAGAAGAATTCATCATGGGTCGAACTAACACAGTCATAATGCCAAATCTCTTCGATCTGTTGGAGAATCACAGTACCGGAACAACAACATACTGCGGAGAAGAGTACTCTAAGCTTGACAGGAAGGTTTTATTCGACTACGTGAGTGAGTGCTTAGAGTCGAGATGCGAGCAAGCTTTTGTTGGAAGTTGCAAATCATGGCCTAGATGGGTGACATCGATTCAGAGGAAGAACATCTTAGCAGAAGAATTGTACAAAGAGATGTTGAGTTTTAGGAACATGGAAGATGTTATGGCGGAAGAACTTCTGAGCAATGACATGAGTAGAGGATATGGGAAATGGCTTGACTTTGACATTGAAGCATTTGAAGAAGGGTTAGAGGTTGAAGAGGACATAGTAGAATCTTTGATTGATGAATTGCTTTCTGATTTGTTGGTTGTATAA
- the LOC127132454 gene encoding uncharacterized protein LOC127132454 isoform X1, which yields MEKKRSKGSFLSLFDWNAKSRKKLVWNNPTLPEVSKQGKENLENLPDSQFYRIKGDENGASPSDIASGDFNCAVSGCSDEGCGSKAPGLVARLMGLDSLPTSEVGELSGASFYKSHGGSRYNVGDLRFTDDFRRADYLNTPFKPEKSSWDAMESKARKMENRPMKRFQTEMLPPKSAKPIPVTHNRLLSPIKSNGFLPPKSAAHIMEAAAKIIDGSPQPYMRNRMLSSGSSSVPLRILDLKERLEAAQYAPMPRKQADSNNTNRSNCKPSEKSSKSSRDYDKRSSKGKSGSLAMPSKNNVQSRDTLVSNGNRKYTRQKEQNDIKSNQPTRSQKPIINRALPQKTNASRNSNVLIQNNQKQNGMISKGKSASKIDSNKPTARGSSSESSTGIRKATNKSATNVNIPPKRSGSRATDNRKEFPPSKTQSISQKKKYNSRGFHEARSPDHAKSDFESKSIKCNYTTDGSIDQNAFNLNESSDVISFTFTSPLRKSMPESLSSDQVTETRTRFGVDSLGHNDNLHPKKLSLSPTHMIDSDALSVLLEQKLQELTSRLNLPQCTLASEEPSTDLRSSLQDKASSIVNTTDMEQDEMFSDELDRMHNYRYYSSDELVLNTNQQLQTLEVREDPSYSSNNESGNDLDCQHSNADTNFQGPSVSESYMDSEDSTYGSTVYSSMQDEEVSNISQINGSESLENEATSSEQSSSVSTARNMSVTQIIRSPNMVDFKRSGIMELDYVQNILGNAEFMAEEFIMGRTNTVIMPNLFDLLENHSTGTTTYCGEEYSKLDRKVLFDYVSECLESRCEQAFVGSCKSWPRWVTSIQRKNILAEELYKEMLSFRNMEDVMAEELLSNDMSRGYGKWLDFDIEAFEEGLEVEEDIVESLIDELLSDLLVV from the exons ATGGAGAAAAAACGTTCCAAGGGAAGTTTCCTTAGCTTGTTTGATTGGAATGCCAAATCTCGGAAGAAGCTCGTTTGGAATAATCCAACTTTACCTG AGGTTTCAAAGCAGGGAAAGGAAAATCTAGAGAATTTGCCAGACTCGCAGTTCTATAGG ATAAAGGGGGATGAGAATGGAGCAAGTCCGAGTGATATTGCAAGTGGTGATTTTAACTGCGCCGTATCAGGTTGTAGTGATGAAGGGTGTGGTAGTAAAGCCCCTGGGTTAGTAGCAAGACTCATGGGTTTGGATTCGTTGCCGACTTCAGAAGTTGGTGAGCTTTCCGGTGCTTCATTTTACAAGTCTCATGGAGGTTCTCGTTATAATGTGGGTGATCTTCGTTTCACAGATGACTTCCGTCGCGCTGACTACTTAAACACACCATTTAAGCCAGAGAAATCTTCTTGGGACGCCATGGAATCAAAGGCACGTAAAATGGAAAACCGGCCAATGAAGAGATTTCAAACTGAAATGTTGCCTCCAAAGTCAGCTAAACCCATTCCAGTTACTCACAATAGATTATTGTCTCCTATCAAGAGTAATGGTTTTCTGCCGCCGAAAAGTGCAGCTCACATAATGGAGGCAGCTGCTAAAATAATTGATGGAAGCCCTCAGCCGTATATGAGGAATAGAATGCTATCGTCCGGGTCTTCATCTGTTCCGCTAAGAATTCTTGATTTGAAAGAGAGATTGGAAGCTGCACAATATGCTCCCATGCCTAGAAAGCAAGCGGATTCGAACAATACCAACCGTTCAAACTGCAAGCCTAGTGAGAAGAGCTCTAAGAGTTCAAGAGATTATGATAAACGGAGCTCTAAAGGAAAATCAGGTTCTCTTGCAATGCCATCCAAAAACAATGTTCAAAGCCGAGATACATTGGTTTCAAATGGAAATAGGAAATATACGAGGCAGAAAGAACAAAATGATATAAAATCAAACCAGCCCACAAGGAGCCAGAAACCAATTATAAACCGAGCATTGCCGCAGAAAACGAATGCAAGCCGTAACAGCAATGTGCTGATTCAGAATAATCAAAAGCAAAACGGCATGATTTCCAAAGGTAAATCAGCCTCAAAAATAGATTCAAACAAGCCAACAGCGCGAGGTTCTTCTTCTGAAAGTTCTACCGGGATCAGGAAGGCAACAAACAAGAGTGCTACGAATGTCAATATTCCGCCTAAAAGGTCAGGCTCTAGGGCAACTGATAACCGAAAGGAGTTTCCTCCATCCAAAACACAAAGTATTTCCCAAAAGAAAAAGTATAACAGCAGAGGTTTTCACGAGGCAAGAAGTCCCGATCATGCAAAAAGTGATTTCGAAAGCAAGTCCATAAAATGCAATTATACGACTGATGGAAGTATTGATCAGAATGCATTTAACTTGAACGAAAGCAGTGATGTCATTTCATTTACATTTACATCTCCCTTGAGGAAAAGCATGCCGGAGTCACTATCCTCTGACCAGGTGACGGAAACCAGAACTAGATTTGGTGTCGACTCTCTCGGGCACAATGATAATCTTCATCCCAAAAAATTATCACTATCTCCGACACATATGATAGATAGTGATGCATTGAGTGTTCTGTTGGAGCAAAAGCTTCAAGAATTAACATCGAGACTTAACTTACCTCAATGTACCCTAGCCTCGGAGGAgccatctactgatttgagatCTAGTTTGCAAGATAAAGCATCCAGTATCGTAAACACCACAGATATGGAACAAGATGAAATGTTCAGTGATGAACTTGATAGAATGCATAACTATCGATATTATTCAAGTGACGAGCTAGTGCTTAACACGAATCAGCAACTGCAG ACATTGGAAGTAAGGGAAGATCCTAGCTATAGCAGCAACAATGAAAGTGGAAATGATCTTGATTGTCAGCATTCCAATGCTGATACAAACTTTCAAGGTCCTTCTGTCAGTGAAAGTTACATGGATAGTGAAGACAGTACCTATG GCAGCACGGTTTATTCATCCATGCAAGATGAGGAAGTATCTAACATTTCCCAGATAAACGGATCTGAATCACTTGAAAATGAAGCGACGTCGTCAGAGCAAAGCTCTTCCGTATCTACTGCGCGCAACATGTCTGTCACACAAATAATCAGATCACCGAACATGGTAGATTTTAAAAGATCAGGCATTATGGAACTTGACTATGTACAAAACATACTCGGCAATGCAGAGTTCATGGCAGAAGAATTCATCATGGGTCGAACTAACACAGTCATAATGCCAAATCTCTTCGATCTGTTGGAGAATCACAGTACCGGAACAACAACATACTGCGGAGAAGAGTACTCTAAGCTTGACAGGAAGGTTTTATTCGACTACGTGAGTGAGTGCTTAGAGTCGAGATGCGAGCAAGCTTTTGTTGGAAGTTGCAAATCATGGCCTAGATGGGTGACATCGATTCAGAGGAAGAACATCTTAGCAGAAGAATTGTACAAAGAGATGTTGAGTTTTAGGAACATGGAAGATGTTATGGCGGAAGAACTTCTGAGCAATGACATGAGTAGAGGATATGGGAAATGGCTTGACTTTGACATTGAAGCATTTGAAGAAGGGTTAGAGGTTGAAGAGGACATAGTAGAATCTTTGATTGATGAATTGCTTTCTGATTTGTTGGTTGTATAA